One Trichoderma atroviride chromosome 7, complete sequence DNA segment encodes these proteins:
- a CDS encoding uncharacterized protein (EggNog:ENOG41), giving the protein MQDKEKTVMETAICSSITRAAGLGDAFWRANLRDVAVMAMSDQNQSINKPLGKGKGVTPVVPPSLASSSSTFQVQIKSEQNVMERLALEFSSLPDREMVPEGSDSAGQQQQLTAPGSSSQITHTSNTPTNNLITKTIRAAMSDINKPK; this is encoded by the exons ATGcaggacaaggaaaagacaGTCATGGAAACCGCCATTTGCTCATCTATAACACGGGCCGCGGGACTTGGAGACGCTTTTTGGAGAGCGAACTTGCGAGACGTTGCGGTCATGGCCATGTCGGATCAGAATCAGAGCATCAACAAGCCTTtgggcaagggcaagggagtGACTCCAG TTGTGCCACCCTCCcttgcgtcgtcgtcgtctacATTTCAAGTCCAAATCAAGTCGGAACAAAATGTCATGGAGCGTCTCGCACTCGAGTTTTCATCACTGCCGGACAGAGAAATGGTGCCTGAGGGTTCAGACTCGGCtgggcagcaacagcaacttACAGCGCCGGGGT catcTAGTCAAATTACTCATACTTCAAACACGCCCACGAATAATCTCATCACAAAGACTATCCGCGCAGCCATGTCGGACATCAACAAGCCAAAGTGA
- a CDS encoding uncharacterized protein (TransMembrane:10 (i127-152o164-183i195-216o222-242i249-267o287-307i314-334o346-370i377-397o403-421i)) has translation MTRSKRRQAPTTPAPASPAASPASAPASASQPLLCSSSSSSSSAAPSYGTATMAINPAPPYVEADSKLGFSTTVVSSGSGDKNDDTHVAETNNGRQDPATDATLSEGIHILEASSTHWWSYLKTADFWAVIAVGQVLSLCITGTNTFTSFLANVGTNIPAFQTVFNYILLFLIYTSIMLWRDGPRVWWDILVKDGWRYLIMSFLDVEGNYFTVLAYRYTNLLSAQLLNFWSIVCVVIISFILLRVRYKIFQVIGILICCGGMGILLASDHITGANGGPGVDMVKGDLFGLLGATLYGVSNVFEEWLVSKRPMHHVLAFMGLFGMIINGIQAAIFDRKSFQEAHWDGAVGGWLAGYTLCLCIFYTLAPLILRMGSAAFFDISLLTANFWGVIIGIHVFGYTIHYLYPIAFVCIVIGLFIYFLSGSVLGDSKKPWLGDNQEDGVAGFGTAKLRALNAARKAQMNATGTEAGAASSE, from the coding sequence ATGACCCGCTCAAAGCGCCGTCAAGCACCAACAACTCCAGCACccgcatctccagcagcatctccagcttcagctccagcctctgcctcccagcctctgctctgctccagctcctccagctcctccagcgcTGCTCCGTCCTACGGCACCGCCACCATGGCCATCAACCCCGCCCCGCCCTACGTCGAGGCCGACTCCAAGCTCGGCTTCTCCACCACCGTCGTCTCGTCCGGCTCTGGCGACAAGAACGACGATACTCACGTCGCTGAGACCAACAACGGCCGCCAAGATCCGGCCACCGACGCCACCCTCTCCGAAGGCATCCACATCCTCGAGGCGTCCTCCACCCACTGGTGGTCCTACCTGAAAACCGCCGACTTCTGGGCCGTCATCGCCGTCGGCCAGGTGCTGTCGCTGTGCATCACCGGCACAAACACCTTCACGTCGTTCCTGGCCAACGTCGGCACAAACATCCCCGCCTTCCAGACCGTCTTCAACTACATCctgctcttcctcatctACACCTCCATCATGCTGTGGCGCGACGGCCCGCGCGTCTGGTGGGACATCCTCGTCAAGGACGGCTGGCGCTACCTCATCATGAGCTTCCTCGACGTCGAGGGCAACTACTTCACCGTGCTCGCCTACCGCTACACCAACCTGCTGTCcgcccagctgctcaacTTCTGGTCCATTGTCtgcgtcgtcatcatctccttcatccTGCTGCGCGTGCGCTACAAGATCTTCCAGGTCATcggcatcctcatctgctgcggcggcatGGGCATCCTGCTGGCCTCGGACCACATCACCGGCGCCAACGGCGGCCCGGGCGTCGACATGGTCAAGGGCGACCTCTTTGGCCTGCTGGGCGCCACCCTCTACGGCGTCTCCAACGTCTTCGAGGAGTGGCTCGTCTCCAAGCGGCCCATGCACCACGTCCTGGCCTTCATGGGCCTCTTTGGCATGATCATCAACGGCATCCAGGCCGCCATCTTCGACCGCAAGTCCTTCCAGGAGGCGCACTGGGACGGCGCCGTCGGCGGCTGGCTCGCCGGCTACACCCTCTGCCTGTGCATCTTCTACACGCTGGCGCCCCTCATCCTGCGCATGGGCAgcgccgccttcttcgacATCTCCCTGCTGACCGCAAACTTCTGGggcgtcatcatcggcatcCACGTCTTTGGCTACACCATCCACTACCTCTACCCCATTGCCTTTGTCTGCATCGTCATCGGTCTCTTCATCTACTTCCTCTCGGGCAGCGTCCTCGGCGACTCCAAGAAGCCCTGGCTGGGCGACAACCAGGAGGATGGCGTGGCTGGCTTTGGTACCGCCAAGCTGCGCGCCCTCAACGCCGCGAGGAAGGCTCAGATGAATGCCACTGGCACCGAGGCTGGTGCCGCTAGTTCTGAGTAA
- a CDS encoding uncharacterized protein (EggNog:ENOG41) produces the protein MKLTTSLTNSRRCRCRMSVMMDPKSSCTGCRSKNSTASVHSRSCSMPATCTTIKCPGTLPLSNSSPLPSVPCGTEAHRRWNWSSSTGGCRSGCTRGADDMPDGLLIISYAFGLRQLFTRMSKSAILNLADEKDLDSKAWPRKIKDKVWAVRCAKVDQLYASCRSTIQEYIRPAQDDSSQTNQHIPLSELDSHLASPIQPSMALTSTPRCPKGNHWCDASNLGWMMLVYNELGLLPTIVQPSLMSHLPNVRPPSKSLAQMMETLRSTPSPPAPLHPGSVCDPVPAFRASIADIYNSVTGLTLFDISGKSHGWALSKHKISEPQLLLTAGLNRMAAAHENIHSVVSEFPEEIRLRILGEMEDLEDLQAAARINRGFYETYKRNELQLMRNILRADRIRWGSVGRYSLEDDKAESKILKSEADLLKERGFGDGADAITLRSEDDEGLYDSDDSDDDDDDDDGSVDPLTRNGSVSSQGGRSHASHEDDVVSILARDPPPPFQSREANPPPPLLPVANIDENHDGSEDDDSATPTTPRQRSFELSNESTTPSDQTSVISADDIYEPPMTEEEARRILWPDHLVVTPPPERGAVSPGVEGLREKFRVGDISFIEGLEDKALIKTETKQLQSEHDARIGLLRDDARPSSSSSTRKASNGVEHVEKINGRNGGEDGVEVVLS, from the coding sequence ATGAAACTGACGACATCACTGACGAACTCCCGCCGCTGCCGGTGCCGTATGTCTGTGATGATGGATCCGAAGTCAAGCTGTACCGGATGCCGCAGCAAGAATTCAACCGCTTCGGTTCACTCGAGATCCTGCTCCATGCCGGCCACATGCACAACGATCAAGTGCCCAGGGACGTTACCTTTGAGCAATTCGTCGCCATTGCCGAGTGTTCCCTGCGGTACAGAAGCACATCGCCGTTGGAATTGGTCGTCGAGCACAGGTGGCTGCCGCAGTGGATGCACAAGGGGGGCCGATGACATGCCGGATGGGCTTCTCATCATTAGCTACGCGTTTGGCCTCCGCCAGCTCTTCACTCGAATGTCCAAGAGCGCTATACTAAATCTTGCCGACGAAAAAGACTTGGACAGTAAAGCTTGGCCCAGGAAGATCAAGGATAAAGTCTGGGCGGTTCGCTGCGCCAAGGTTGATCAACTCTACGCAAGCTGTAGGAGCACAATACAGGAATATATCCGACCAGCGCAGGATGATTCTTCGCAAACTAATCAGCATATCCCTCTCTCCGAACTCGACAGCCACCTCGCCTCGCCCATCCAGCCTTCCATGGCGCTGACCAGCACCCCGAGATGCCCCAAGGGCAACCACTGGTGTGACGCTTCCAACCTCGGGTGGATGATGCTGGTGTACAACGAACTCGGCTTGCTGCCCACCATTGTACAGCCCAGCCTCATGTCACACCTTCCCAACGTTCGTCCTCCGTCCAAGAGCTTGGCACAGATGATGGAAACGCTTCGCTCGACACCGAGTCCTCCTGCGCCGCTTCACCCTGGAAGCGTTTGTGACCCTGTTCCCGCGTTTCGAGCATCCATTGCCGATATTTACAACAGCGTCACCGGCTTGACCCTATTTGATATCAGCGGCAAAAGCCACGGCTGGGCGCTGTCGAAGCACAAAATATCAGAGCCACAGTTGCTTCTCACCGCTGGCCTGAACCGAATGGCTGCTGCGCATGAGAACATTCACAGTGTTGTTAGCGAATTCCCAGAAGAGATTCGACTCCGGATTCTTGGTGAGATGGAGGACCTGGAGGATCTTCAGGCCGCTGCCAGGATCAACCGAGGCTTCTACGAGACGTACAAGAGAAACGAACTCCAGCTCATGCGCAACATTCTGCGTGCCGATAGGATACGGTGGGGAAGCGTGGGACGATACTCGCTGGAAGACGACAAGGCGGAAAGCAAAATATTAAAGTCAGAGGCCGACTTGCTCAAAGAAAGGGGCTTTGGTGATGGTGCAGATGCAATTACTCTGCGaagcgaagacgacgaaggaCTGTACGATTCGGACGACtcggatgacgacgacgacgacgacgacggcagcgtCGACCCGCTGACTCGAAACGGCTCTGTATCCTCACAAGGCGGGCGGTCCCACGCCAGCCATGAGGATGATGTTGTGAGTATTCTGGCCCGTGACCCGCCACCGCCGTTCCAATCGAGAGAGGCCaatcctccgccgccgctgctgccagtCGCCAACATTGACGAGAACCATGATGGCTCAGAGGACGATGACTCGGCCACTCCAACAACACCTCGGCAGCGCTCCTTTGAGCTTTCAAATGAATCGACTACACCTTCGGATCAAACGAGCGTGATATCGGCGGACGACATTTACGAGCCCCCGATGACGGAAGAGGAAGCACGCAGAATCCTATGGCCCGATCACTTGGTAGTGACTCCACCTCCAGAGCGAGGTGCTGTATCTCCCGGGGTGGAGGGTTTGCGCGAAAAGTTTCGGGTTGGCgatatttcttttattgAGGGCCTTGAAGACAAGGCGCTGATCAAGACGGAGACGAAGCAGCTGCAAAGCGAGCACGATGCGAGAATTGGCCTTCTCAGAGATGATGCGCGGCCTAGCTCTAGCTCGTCGACAAGGAAAGCTTCTAATGGAGTTGAGCATGTTGAGAAGATTAATGGCAGGAATGGGGGGGAGGACGGAGTGGAGGTGGTCTTGTCTTGA